From the genome of Actinacidiphila yeochonensis CN732, one region includes:
- a CDS encoding DUF503 domain-containing protein has protein sequence MYAGTLRFDLLLGDVRSLKEKRSVVRPIVAELRRKFAVSAAETGEQNLYRRAEIGVAVVSGDLAHLKDVLDQCERWMVGRPEIELLSARQRVHSDDD, from the coding sequence ATGTATGCGGGTACTTTGCGCTTCGACCTGCTCCTCGGTGACGTACGGTCGTTGAAGGAGAAGAGGTCCGTCGTCCGCCCCATCGTCGCCGAGCTGAGGCGGAAGTTCGCCGTCAGCGCGGCCGAGACGGGGGAGCAGAACCTCTACCGCAGGGCCGAGATAGGCGTGGCGGTCGTCTCCGGCGACCTCGCGCACCTCAAGGACGTGCTCGACCAGTGCGAACGGTGGATGGTCGGCCGTCCCGAGATCGAACTGCTGTCCGCCCGGCAGCGCGTCCACAGTGACGACGACTGA
- a CDS encoding YlxR family protein encodes MSGRTLTPACPERTCIGCRQRAAKSDLLRVAVIEGACVPDLRGTLPGRGAYLHPALACLDQAVRRRAFSRAFRGPVEPDTAELRRCVGQAAP; translated from the coding sequence GTGTCTGGTCGGACACTGACGCCTGCATGCCCGGAGCGAACCTGCATCGGATGCCGTCAGCGCGCGGCCAAGAGCGATCTGCTGCGTGTGGCGGTGATCGAGGGCGCTTGCGTTCCCGATCTTCGCGGTACGCTGCCCGGTCGGGGTGCGTATCTGCATCCCGCCCTTGCCTGTCTCGACCAGGCGGTCCGCCGCCGGGCGTTCAGCCGGGCCTTCCGGGGCCCGGTGGAGCCCGACACCGCGGAGTTGCGCCGGTGCGTCGGACAGGCGGCACCGTAA
- the truB gene encoding tRNA pseudouridine(55) synthase TruB: MSEAAGSGPAPGRPSGAAGARPARTPRPPAPSGLVIVDKPAGLTSHGVVARVRRLAGTRRVGHAGTLDPMATGVLVVGVEKATRLLGHLALTEKEYTATIRLGQSTVTDDAEGEVTAAAPATGVAREAVDAGVAALTGPILQVPSKVSAIKVGGVRSYTRVREGEEFELAARPVTVHSFTVHALREPADVPGVLDLDVTVVCSSGTYIRALARDLGAGLGAGGHLTALRRTRVGPYALPAARTLEQLEESFAVQPIEEAAAAAFPRWDVDVDQARLLGNGVRIAAPALGEGPHAAFGPDGRLLALVEEKSGQARIVAGFAS; this comes from the coding sequence ATGAGCGAGGCAGCAGGAAGCGGCCCGGCGCCGGGCCGCCCCTCCGGCGCGGCCGGCGCACGGCCCGCTCGTACCCCGAGGCCGCCGGCGCCGTCCGGCCTGGTCATCGTCGACAAGCCCGCGGGCCTCACCTCGCACGGTGTGGTGGCCCGGGTCCGGCGGCTGGCCGGCACCCGCCGGGTGGGCCACGCCGGCACCCTCGACCCGATGGCGACCGGAGTGCTCGTCGTCGGCGTCGAGAAGGCCACCCGGCTCCTCGGCCACCTCGCGCTGACCGAGAAGGAGTACACGGCGACCATCCGGCTCGGCCAGTCCACGGTGACCGATGACGCCGAGGGCGAGGTGACCGCCGCCGCACCGGCCACCGGAGTGGCCCGCGAGGCCGTGGACGCCGGCGTCGCCGCGCTCACCGGCCCGATCCTCCAGGTGCCGTCCAAGGTCAGCGCCATCAAGGTGGGCGGGGTGCGCTCCTACACCCGGGTGCGCGAGGGCGAGGAGTTCGAACTGGCCGCCCGCCCGGTGACCGTCCACTCCTTCACGGTGCACGCCCTGCGCGAGCCTGCCGACGTACCCGGCGTCCTCGATCTCGACGTCACCGTGGTCTGCTCCTCCGGAACGTACATCCGGGCCCTGGCCAGGGACCTGGGCGCCGGCCTGGGGGCCGGCGGCCACCTCACCGCGCTGCGGCGCACCCGGGTCGGCCCCTACGCGCTGCCCGCCGCACGGACGCTGGAGCAGCTGGAGGAGTCCTTCGCGGTCCAGCCGATCGAGGAGGCGGCCGCGGCGGCGTTCCCCCGCTGGGACGTGGACGTCGACCAGGCACGGCTGCTCGGCAACGGCGTGCGGATCGCCGCCCCGGCGCTCGGCGAGGGCCCGCACGCCGCCTTCGGGCCGGACGGGCGACTGCTCGCCCTGGTCGAGGAGAAGAGCGGCCAGGCCAGGATCGTGGCCGGCTTCGCCTCCTGA
- the nusA gene encoding transcription termination factor NusA produces the protein MDIDMKALKGLVTERQISFDLLVGAIESALLIAYHREPGSHRRARVELDRITGHVTVWAVEEQEEAGEGGKPREFDDTPSGFGRIAASTAKQVILQRLRDAEDDITFGEYAGREGDIVTGMVQQGKDPKNVLVDIGKLEALLPVQEQVPGEVYGHGTRLRAYVVRVAKGLRGPQVTLSRTHPNLVRKLFALEVPEIADGSVVIEAVAREAGHRTKIAVRSTRAGLNAKGACIGPMGARVRAVMAELNGEKIDIVDWSDDPAEMVANALSPARVSHVAVVDAAARSARVTVPDYQLSLAIGKEGQNARLAARLTGWRIDIRPDTEEQGDQD, from the coding sequence ATGGACATCGACATGAAGGCCCTGAAGGGCCTGGTCACCGAACGGCAGATCTCGTTCGACCTGCTGGTCGGGGCCATCGAGTCAGCCCTCCTCATCGCATACCACCGGGAGCCGGGCAGCCACCGGCGGGCCCGGGTGGAACTGGACCGGATCACCGGGCACGTCACCGTGTGGGCGGTCGAGGAGCAGGAGGAGGCGGGCGAGGGCGGCAAGCCGCGCGAGTTCGACGACACTCCCAGCGGCTTCGGCCGGATCGCCGCGTCAACCGCCAAGCAGGTGATCCTCCAGCGGCTGCGGGACGCCGAGGACGACATCACCTTCGGCGAGTACGCCGGCCGCGAGGGCGACATCGTGACGGGCATGGTCCAGCAGGGCAAGGACCCGAAGAACGTGCTGGTCGACATCGGCAAGCTGGAGGCCCTGCTGCCGGTGCAGGAGCAGGTCCCGGGCGAGGTGTACGGCCACGGTACGCGGCTGCGCGCCTACGTGGTGCGGGTGGCCAAGGGTCTGCGCGGCCCCCAGGTGACCCTGTCGCGGACCCACCCCAACCTGGTGCGCAAGCTCTTCGCCCTGGAGGTCCCGGAGATCGCCGACGGCTCGGTGGTCATCGAGGCGGTGGCCCGCGAGGCCGGCCACCGCACCAAGATCGCGGTGCGCTCCACCCGCGCCGGGCTGAACGCCAAGGGTGCCTGCATCGGCCCGATGGGCGCCCGGGTGCGGGCCGTGATGGCGGAGCTGAACGGCGAGAAGATCGACATCGTGGACTGGTCGGACGACCCCGCCGAGATGGTCGCGAACGCGCTCTCCCCGGCCCGGGTCTCGCACGTCGCGGTGGTCGACGCCGCCGCCCGGTCCGCCCGGGTGACGGTGCCGGACTACCAGCTGTCGCTGGCCATCGGCAAGGAGGGGCAGAACGCCCGCCTCGCCGCCCGGCTGACCGGCTGGCGCATCGACATCCGCCCGGACACCGAGGAGCAGGGCGACCAGGACTGA
- the rbfA gene encoding 30S ribosome-binding factor RbfA — translation MTDTARARKLADRIRVVVAETLQRRIKDPRLGYVTITDTRVTGDLREATVFYTVYGDDEERAASAAALESAKGVLRSEVGRQTGVRFTPTLAFVADALPDNARTIDDLLAKARAADEEVRKVATDAQYAGDADPYRKPSEDDEGDEDADAFDGADTGEGRNAEDAPRTGGDEPTA, via the coding sequence ATGACCGACACCGCGCGGGCGCGCAAGCTGGCGGACCGCATCCGGGTTGTGGTCGCGGAGACGCTTCAGCGGCGGATCAAGGATCCGCGGCTGGGCTATGTGACGATCACTGACACCCGGGTCACCGGCGACCTGCGGGAGGCGACGGTCTTCTACACCGTCTACGGCGACGACGAGGAGCGGGCCGCGTCCGCCGCGGCTCTGGAGAGCGCCAAGGGCGTCCTCCGCTCCGAGGTCGGCCGGCAGACCGGGGTGCGGTTCACCCCGACCCTGGCGTTCGTCGCCGACGCGCTGCCCGACAACGCCCGCACCATCGACGACCTGCTCGCCAAGGCCCGGGCGGCCGACGAGGAGGTCCGCAAGGTCGCCACCGACGCCCAGTACGCCGGTGACGCCGACCCGTACCGCAAACCGTCCGAGGACGACGAGGGCGACGAGGACGCGGACGCGTTCGACGGTGCCGACACCGGCGAGGGCCGGAACGCCGAGGACGCGCCCCGTACCGGTGGGGACGAGCCCACCGCATGA